In Mycolicibacterium phocaicum, one DNA window encodes the following:
- a CDS encoding HNH endonuclease signature motif containing protein translates to MTVTDLDTAEAVCRDLGSVLGRAASLDYSTLSVPELLALQSERERWTCAAAAVDHHIQAALAAQTAAKDIGAKNWADAMRTRDRLSLEESRRRVRHAELLGPRWSLTGEPLQPLRPHVAAAVAEGAINGDHVDVIESFFTKLPTWADLTTLDECEQALVAAARNLTPEALRSVVRRKLYELDQDGPPPDDREPDCARDRALVLSKQRPDGSSELRGRLTPTARATYEALMVKYAAPGMCNPADPVPCTSGTPTQEQIDNDRRTLAQRQHDAWETIGLLLLSGDLGEHNGFPVTIAATCTLEQLEDRAGVALTHTGSTLPVKDLLNLAARTGASCYLTVFDNHGDVPLYLGRARRTATTGQRLALFTRDLGCTRPDCTVPAAGCQAHHIPGWTRDGQTDVTTMALACGGDNRLEDTTGWTTTMKNGRPHWTPPPLLDTGQPRTNQYWHPQLYPTEGDGGESDSPTN, encoded by the coding sequence ATGACCGTTACCGACCTGGACACTGCCGAGGCCGTCTGCCGCGACCTCGGCTCGGTGCTGGGCCGGGCCGCATCCCTGGACTACAGCACCCTCTCGGTGCCCGAACTCCTGGCGCTGCAATCGGAGCGGGAACGGTGGACGTGTGCCGCGGCGGCGGTCGATCACCACATCCAGGCCGCGCTGGCGGCCCAGACCGCGGCGAAAGACATCGGGGCGAAAAACTGGGCAGACGCGATGCGCACCCGGGACCGGCTCAGCCTGGAGGAATCCCGCCGCCGGGTGCGGCACGCCGAGTTGTTGGGGCCGCGGTGGTCGTTGACCGGGGAACCGTTGCAGCCGCTGCGGCCGCATGTCGCCGCCGCGGTCGCCGAGGGGGCGATCAACGGTGATCATGTTGATGTCATCGAATCGTTCTTCACCAAACTGCCCACCTGGGCCGACCTGACCACCCTCGACGAGTGCGAGCAGGCGCTGGTCGCCGCCGCCCGCAATCTCACCCCCGAGGCGCTGCGGTCGGTGGTCCGGCGCAAGCTCTACGAGTTGGATCAGGACGGGCCGCCACCCGATGACCGGGAACCGGACTGTGCTCGCGACCGGGCGCTGGTGTTGTCCAAGCAGCGCCCCGACGGCAGCAGCGAGCTGCGCGGCCGCCTTACCCCGACAGCGCGGGCCACCTACGAAGCGTTGATGGTCAAATACGCCGCGCCCGGCATGTGCAACCCCGCCGACCCGGTGCCCTGCACCTCCGGAACGCCGACTCAGGAGCAGATCGACAATGACCGGCGCACCCTGGCGCAGCGTCAGCATGACGCCTGGGAAACCATCGGCCTGCTGCTGCTCTCCGGGGATTTGGGGGAACACAACGGGTTCCCGGTCACCATCGCGGCGACCTGCACGCTCGAGCAGCTCGAGGACCGGGCCGGGGTCGCCTTGACGCACACCGGCAGCACACTGCCGGTCAAGGACCTGCTCAACCTGGCTGCCCGCACCGGGGCAAGTTGCTATCTCACGGTGTTCGACAACCATGGTGATGTGCCGTTGTATCTGGGGCGGGCGCGGCGCACCGCCACCACCGGACAACGCCTGGCCCTGTTCACCCGGGACTTGGGCTGCACCCGCCCCGACTGCACTGTCCCGGCCGCGGGCTGCCAGGCCCATCACATCCCCGGCTGGACACGCGACGGTCAGACCGACGTCACTACCATGGCCCTGGCCTGTGGCGGCGACAACCGACTCGAAGACACCACCGGCTGGACCACCACCATGAAAAACGGCCGCCCCCACTGGACCCCACCACCCCTACTGGACACCGGACAACCTCGCACCAACCAATACTGGCACCCCCAGCTCTACCCCACCGAGGGCGATGGCGGCGAAAGCGACAGTCCGACAAACTGA
- a CDS encoding carotenoid oxygenase family protein gives MTTTVPAEPTLKQLHGRAFASLYDEMDYQVARIDGTLPPELTGTLFRIGPGKFEVGDTVLKTMFDADGMVSRFVLDGQSVRFTNRYVRTKQYRGGDVMSQRGITTNAPTLRGNLLPPANTGNTNMATICGDLLAMWEGGPPYKIDPDSLDTLGYKRFDGDRLGYLGSFSAHPKWDPHTGDVYNFGLDLLPTPRLRCFRVDRAGRSHQISSLKLWDMVWNHDFALTENHMVFVLDPLRPNIPTLLRTRSLAKALEYQTRNGSTRFALVPRDGSKPRIIEHEALTHIHVTNAFEDGSDTVVEFFRFEDSDIFGKLGKAWQDPAEPTDPRAHLTIDEWPRGHLSRFRISKSGRITETVLSATAPMEFPQYDWRRSTLEHNVTYACKATEDVGHYNAVTRIGHRTGDQTTFDFGLAQTGEPLFVPRSRTAAEDDGWLLVLNHDLRSHRSQLVIFDARTIEDGPLATAHLEHHLPIGFHGTFSRRIAG, from the coding sequence ATGACAACCACAGTGCCCGCAGAACCGACACTCAAGCAGCTCCACGGCCGCGCGTTCGCGTCCCTGTACGACGAGATGGACTACCAGGTCGCCCGCATCGACGGCACCCTGCCGCCCGAGCTGACCGGCACGCTGTTCCGCATCGGGCCCGGCAAGTTCGAGGTCGGCGACACCGTGCTCAAGACCATGTTCGACGCCGACGGCATGGTGTCGCGGTTCGTACTCGACGGACAGTCCGTGCGTTTCACCAACCGCTACGTCCGCACCAAGCAGTACCGCGGCGGAGACGTGATGAGCCAACGCGGCATCACCACCAACGCCCCGACCCTGCGCGGCAATCTGCTCCCGCCGGCCAATACCGGCAACACCAACATGGCCACCATCTGCGGCGACCTCCTGGCCATGTGGGAGGGCGGGCCGCCGTACAAGATCGATCCGGACTCGCTGGACACGTTGGGCTACAAGCGCTTTGACGGCGACCGGCTGGGCTATCTCGGTTCCTTCTCCGCCCATCCCAAGTGGGATCCACACACCGGCGACGTCTACAACTTCGGCCTCGACCTGCTGCCGACGCCACGGCTGCGGTGCTTCAGGGTGGACCGCGCCGGCCGCAGCCACCAGATCAGCTCGCTGAAGTTGTGGGACATGGTGTGGAACCACGACTTCGCACTCACCGAGAACCACATGGTGTTCGTCCTGGATCCCTTGCGGCCCAACATCCCCACGTTGTTGCGCACCCGATCGCTGGCGAAAGCCCTGGAATACCAGACCCGCAACGGGTCGACGCGGTTCGCCCTGGTGCCGCGCGACGGGTCGAAGCCCCGCATCATCGAGCACGAGGCGCTGACGCACATCCACGTCACCAACGCATTCGAAGACGGTTCCGACACCGTGGTGGAGTTCTTCCGGTTCGAGGACTCGGACATCTTCGGCAAGCTCGGCAAGGCGTGGCAGGACCCGGCCGAGCCGACGGACCCTCGCGCACACCTGACCATTGACGAGTGGCCCCGCGGACACCTGTCGCGGTTCCGGATCAGCAAGTCCGGCCGGATCACCGAGACGGTGCTATCAGCCACGGCCCCAATGGAATTCCCGCAGTACGACTGGCGTCGCTCGACGCTGGAGCACAACGTCACCTACGCCTGCAAGGCCACCGAGGACGTGGGCCACTACAACGCGGTGACGCGCATCGGCCACCGCACCGGGGATCAGACCACGTTCGATTTCGGCCTGGCCCAGACAGGCGAGCCGTTGTTCGTCCCCCGCTCCCGCACCGCAGCCGAGGACGACGGCTGGCTGCTGGTGCTCAATCACGATCTGCGGAGCCACCGCTCACAGCTGGTGATCTTCGACGCCCGCACCATCGAGGACGGGCCGCTGGCCACCGCGCATCTCGAACACCATCTGCCGATCGGGTTCCACGGAACGTTCAGCCGCCGCATCGCCGGCTGA
- a CDS encoding TetR/AcrR family transcriptional regulator, with the protein MADDGSGAGSGAAPQRRYSGRSAEERRADRRRLLLDAAEALWREGGLSALSVRAVSARAKLTDRYFYEQFAGLGALIGAVIDDVLEGPFAAMLAGGSAPESATVKTRLTMGLAGFIEHAESDPLAVRIFLTDARHIESVSEHIRIAQHRVAAAILALLQPDRDADQESFDAALFCVGGVATLINERLLNESKAVTAQDFAEQAVGWCARVLRVSEDPGAPGW; encoded by the coding sequence ATGGCTGACGACGGATCGGGCGCCGGTTCAGGTGCCGCGCCGCAGCGCCGGTACTCCGGCAGGTCAGCGGAGGAGCGACGGGCCGATCGGCGGCGCCTGCTGCTGGATGCGGCCGAGGCGCTGTGGCGCGAAGGCGGACTGTCGGCACTGAGCGTCCGCGCGGTCTCGGCCCGCGCCAAACTCACCGATCGCTACTTCTACGAGCAGTTTGCCGGCCTCGGTGCGCTGATCGGCGCCGTCATCGACGACGTGTTGGAGGGGCCCTTCGCCGCAATGCTGGCCGGCGGCAGCGCGCCCGAGTCGGCGACGGTCAAGACCCGGCTGACGATGGGCCTGGCCGGGTTCATCGAGCATGCCGAGAGCGACCCGCTGGCCGTCCGGATCTTCCTGACCGACGCCCGGCACATCGAATCGGTCTCCGAGCACATCCGCATCGCGCAGCACCGGGTGGCCGCCGCCATCCTGGCGCTGCTGCAGCCCGACCGCGACGCCGATCAGGAGAGCTTCGACGCGGCCCTGTTCTGCGTCGGCGGGGTGGCCACCCTGATCAACGAACGGTTGCTCAACGAGTCGAAAGCCGTTACCGCACAAGACTTTGCCGAGCAGGCCGTCGGCTGGTGCGCCCGGGTCCTCCGGGTGTCGGAGGACCCGGGCGCGCCGGGCTGGTGA
- the leuA gene encoding 2-isopropylmalate synthase has product MTTYSPDSSADSFSSVRAITTPSGPRREGQPSWNTQRNSAMPVSRYRSFAAEVENISLPDRTWPDKVATVAPGWCAVDLRDGNQALIDPMSPERKRRMFDLLVRMGYKEIEVGFPSASQTDFDFVREIIEQGAIPDDVTIQVLTQCRPELIERTFEACNGAPRVIVHFYNSTSILQRRVVFRADREAVKKIATDGAKLCVEEAKKYPGTLWRFEYSPESYTGTELEYAVEVCNAVAEIVQPTPDWPLIVNLPATVEMATPNVYADSIEWMNRHLAPRDSIILSLHPHNDRGEGVAAAELGYLAGADRIEGCLFGNGERTGNVCLVTLGLNLFSRGVDPQIDFSNIDEIRRTVEYCNQLPVAERHPYGGDLVYTAFSGSHQDAINKGLDQMKVDADEADQDVDDILWQVPYLPIDPKDVGRTYEAVIRVNSQSGKGGVAYIMKADHGLVLPRRLQMEFSQAIQKITDGEGGEVSPKEMWDVFNEEYLAPITPLERMRQRVDAAEEDGGTDTITAIVKIDGEEREIVGAGNGPLAAFTDALGAVGFHVNVLDYSEHAMSAGEEAQAAAYVEASIGGKTVWGVGIAPSITTASLRAVVSAVNRAARS; this is encoded by the coding sequence GTGACCACCTACTCCCCCGATTCTTCTGCCGACTCCTTCTCGTCGGTACGCGCCATCACCACCCCGTCCGGCCCGCGCCGCGAGGGCCAGCCGTCCTGGAACACCCAGCGCAACTCCGCGATGCCGGTCAGCCGGTACCGCAGCTTCGCGGCCGAGGTCGAGAACATCTCCCTGCCCGACCGCACCTGGCCCGACAAGGTCGCCACCGTCGCACCCGGCTGGTGTGCGGTCGACCTGCGCGACGGCAACCAGGCCCTGATCGACCCGATGAGCCCCGAGCGCAAGCGCCGGATGTTCGACCTGCTGGTCCGCATGGGCTACAAGGAGATCGAGGTCGGCTTCCCGTCGGCCAGCCAGACCGACTTCGACTTCGTCCGCGAGATCATCGAGCAGGGCGCGATTCCCGACGACGTCACCATCCAGGTGCTGACGCAGTGCCGTCCCGAGCTGATCGAGCGCACCTTCGAGGCGTGCAACGGCGCGCCGCGTGTCATCGTGCACTTCTACAACTCGACGTCCATCCTGCAGCGCCGCGTGGTGTTCCGCGCGGACCGCGAGGCCGTCAAGAAGATCGCCACCGACGGCGCCAAGCTGTGCGTCGAGGAGGCCAAGAAGTACCCGGGCACGCTGTGGCGGTTCGAGTACTCGCCGGAGTCGTACACCGGCACCGAGCTGGAATATGCCGTCGAGGTGTGCAACGCGGTCGCCGAGATCGTGCAGCCGACCCCGGACTGGCCGCTGATCGTCAACCTGCCGGCGACCGTCGAGATGGCGACGCCCAACGTCTATGCCGACTCGATCGAGTGGATGAACCGGCACCTGGCGCCGCGTGACTCGATCATCCTGAGCCTGCACCCGCACAACGACCGCGGCGAGGGCGTCGCGGCCGCCGAGCTGGGTTACCTGGCCGGCGCCGACCGCATCGAGGGCTGCCTGTTCGGCAACGGCGAGCGCACCGGCAACGTCTGCCTGGTGACGCTGGGCCTGAACCTGTTCAGCCGTGGCGTCGATCCGCAGATCGATTTCTCCAACATCGACGAGATCCGTCGCACTGTCGAGTACTGCAACCAGCTGCCCGTCGCCGAGCGCCACCCCTACGGCGGCGACCTGGTCTACACGGCGTTCTCCGGCAGCCACCAGGACGCCATCAACAAGGGCCTGGACCAGATGAAGGTGGATGCCGACGAGGCCGATCAAGACGTCGACGACATCCTGTGGCAGGTGCCCTACCTGCCCATCGACCCGAAGGACGTCGGCCGCACGTACGAGGCCGTCATTCGCGTGAACTCGCAGTCCGGCAAGGGCGGCGTCGCCTACATCATGAAGGCCGACCACGGGCTGGTGCTGCCGCGCCGGCTGCAGATGGAGTTCAGCCAGGCCATCCAGAAGATCACCGACGGTGAAGGCGGCGAGGTCTCCCCGAAGGAGATGTGGGACGTCTTCAACGAGGAGTACCTGGCGCCCATCACCCCGCTGGAGCGCATGCGGCAGCGCGTCGACGCGGCCGAAGAGGATGGCGGCACCGACACCATCACCGCCATCGTGAAGATCGACGGCGAGGAGCGCGAGATCGTCGGCGCCGGTAACGGTCCGCTGGCGGCCTTCACCGACGCACTGGGCGCCGTCGGCTTCCACGTCAACGTGCTCGACTACTCGGAGCACGCCATGTCGGCCGGCGAGGAAGCACAGGCCGCGGCCTACGTCGAGGCCTCGATCGGCGGCAAGACGGTCTGGGGCGTCGGCATCGCGCCGTCGATCACCACGGCGTCGCTGCGGGCCGTCGTCTCGGCGGTGAACCGGGCCGCGCGCAGCTAA
- a CDS encoding aspartate kinase, translated as MALVVQKYGGSSVSDAERIRRVAERIVETKKAGNDVVVVVSAMGDTTDDLLDLARQVSPAPPAREMDMLLTAGERISNALVAMAIESLGAQARSFTGSQAGVITTGTHGNAKIIDVTPGRLRDALDEGLIVLVAGFQGVSQDSKDVTTLGRGGSDTTAVALAAALNADVCEIYTDVDGIFTADPRIVPNARHLDTVSFEEMLEMAACGAKVLMLRCVEYARRYNVPIHVRSSYSNKTGTIVKGSIEDIPMEDAILTGVAHDRSEAKVTVVGVPDVPGYAAKVFRAVADADVNIDMVLQNISKVEDGKTDITFTCSRENGPGAVEKLTSLKDEIGFSQVLYDDHIGKVSLVGAGMRSHPGVTAKFCETLAEVGVNIDLISTSEIRISVLVKDTELDTAVSALHEAFGFASEEAAVVYGGTGR; from the coding sequence GTGGCGCTCGTCGTCCAGAAGTACGGCGGATCCTCGGTGTCTGACGCCGAGCGGATCCGCCGAGTCGCCGAGCGAATCGTCGAAACCAAGAAGGCCGGCAATGACGTCGTCGTCGTGGTCTCGGCCATGGGCGACACCACAGATGATCTGCTGGATCTGGCTCGCCAGGTATCGCCGGCGCCGCCCGCCCGGGAGATGGACATGCTGCTCACCGCGGGTGAGCGCATCTCGAACGCCCTGGTCGCCATGGCCATCGAGTCGCTCGGCGCGCAGGCCCGGTCGTTCACCGGCTCGCAGGCCGGCGTCATCACGACCGGCACACACGGCAACGCCAAGATCATCGACGTCACCCCGGGCCGCCTGCGCGACGCCCTCGACGAGGGCCTGATCGTGCTGGTCGCCGGCTTCCAGGGCGTCAGCCAGGACAGCAAGGACGTCACCACGCTGGGTCGTGGCGGCTCGGACACCACCGCCGTGGCGCTGGCCGCGGCGCTGAACGCCGACGTCTGCGAGATTTACACCGACGTGGACGGCATCTTCACCGCCGATCCGCGCATCGTGCCCAACGCCCGCCACCTGGACACCGTCTCCTTCGAGGAGATGCTGGAGATGGCGGCCTGCGGAGCCAAAGTGTTGATGCTGCGCTGCGTGGAATACGCCCGCCGCTACAACGTTCCGATTCACGTCCGGTCCTCGTACTCCAACAAGACCGGAACCATCGTCAAAGGATCGATCGAGGACATCCCCATGGAAGACGCCATCCTCACCGGAGTCGCGCACGACCGCAGCGAGGCGAAGGTCACCGTCGTCGGCGTTCCCGACGTTCCGGGCTATGCCGCCAAGGTGTTCCGCGCGGTCGCCGACGCCGACGTGAACATCGACATGGTGCTGCAGAACATCTCGAAGGTGGAGGACGGCAAGACCGACATCACCTTCACGTGTTCGCGCGAGAACGGCCCGGGCGCCGTCGAGAAGCTGACGTCCCTCAAGGACGAGATCGGTTTCTCGCAGGTGCTGTACGACGATCACATCGGCAAGGTGTCGCTGGTGGGCGCCGGTATGCGCAGCCACCCCGGCGTCACCGCCAAGTTCTGCGAGACGCTGGCCGAGGTCGGCGTCAACATCGACCTGATCTCGACCTCCGAGATTCGAATCTCGGTGCTGGTCAAGGACACCGAGCTGGACACGGCCGTCTCGGCGCTGCACGAGGCCTTCGGTTTCGCGAGCGAAGAGGCCGCAGTCGTATACGGCGGGACGGGGCGCTAG